The following proteins are co-located in the Vigna angularis cultivar LongXiaoDou No.4 chromosome 2, ASM1680809v1, whole genome shotgun sequence genome:
- the LOC128195609 gene encoding uncharacterized protein LOC128195609, giving the protein MSDIAMLVAEEYERRTKRFRKGEEAFPATKFHTVSFSSSSSSMDKIQVQKEEFMKRIWEPKTQIAIAASNSFFSA; this is encoded by the coding sequence ATGTCTGATATTGCCATGCTGGTAGCGGAGGAATACGAGAGGAGGACCAAACGTTTCAGGAAAGGAGAAGAAGCTTTTCCAGCCACCAAATTTCACAccgtttctttttcttcttcttcttcttccatggaCAAAATTCAGGTGCAGAAGGAAGAGTTTATGAAACGGATTTGGGAACCCAAAACCCAAATCGCCATTGCTGCTTCTAACAGTTTCTTCTCTGCTTGA